Part of the Solanum pennellii chromosome 10, SPENNV200 genome is shown below.
ttagaGTTAATGGTAAAATATTTGGCTAATTTAGGATcgagatatgttttaatacaaaTGAAGTGATATATGTTAATTAGGTAAAGAGGAGAATGAATAGTTGAAGTATGAAACTCACGAAAAAGTGATAGTTCAACTGTATTTTTAGCTTTATTGTTTGTATAACTTAGTGTTATATTTAAGGGCTGATGTTTCCTCCTTTTCCCCTATGATTGAATACTTATTTTGGTTAAATGAGTGTATTCTAAGTCTAAGCTCATGTTGGATTTGATCAATCGTATTTTTTAGAATTTCCTTATCTAATTACTCGAATTTGTTTCATTTCTTACTTTTCTGAAGTCTGACTATCCATTGCATGAACAATTTCTTGACTTTATGATTGGAAAAGGAAAGTTTTAACTAGGAAAAGTTCTCGGAATCAGCCAAATTGTGACACTAATTAAGTTGAGGTGCGCGCACAAGCTGCCCCAGAAACCACTGGAGTAAAAAATAGTAATGTGACATACTAAGGTGTTTGTAGGGACTATTCGGTTAGGAGGACATATTCCTTTCGAGTAAGGGAAGGAGTTCAGTGAAATACCAATTCTTTTTCGAGTAATATTGATCCTTAGGATTGAAGAGGATGAAAATTAATTGTGTATTGGAATGAAATGTCtataatgattaatttttttaattcttttgagaTAAATTTATTGCTATAATGATTTAAGTTGAGTGGTACAAATATTGAGGATTCATGTAGCCAAACTCAACTAGTTTTGAATTGAAACTTGGACAATGTTCTTTCACTAATAGGTAATTGCGTACTTTAGATATATTGTTGGTACACCAGTCATTCTAGACACCAAGTCGAGGTGTCTAAATGTGCACTCTCTAAGTCGTTGGAGTGCTTGCTTGCCAACTGTTTATgtatcatttctttcttttgctcTTGCGGATTAACTTCATCACACTAGAATGACTGGTACATCAACAATATATCAGGTGCTGGTTTCACTAGTACTTGATTTCCCTGAATTGTCTGTCAAGGGTCTTTTACATGATACGGTTAGTCATGGTTAAGTTATATAATGTTCCTCTTTGGGTATATAAAGGCATCACTCGTGGCCGTTGTAAGGGGCTCATAATGCCTTATTGGATGCATAAGAGCATCAGAATGTTTTTGTAAGGATTTTCAGTTACTTCACTCCTTGCTTTAAGATATTTGGTTGAACTTTGAAGTTCATTCATCATATTTGCATAACACTGTATTAGGATTATTTTCTAGGTTCATCCTATTTCATTGCAACCATGACCGTTGCGTTTCTATTGGCAGGGAATCAACTaaagcaacaacaaaatcaaaGTTTGTGCAGGACTGTGTTAAATTGGCTTGTGGAAATGACTCTAGTGTTGTTAGAGAAGGCAGGTTTGCTGGTGTTCCAGCTCTTTCTGGGACCGGTGCGTGCCGGCTGTTCGCGGAATTCCAAAGGCGCTTCTATCCTGACTCACAAATGTTTCTACCAATGCCAACTTGGTCCAAGTAAATGTTTCTCACATTGATACTTCTTTTTCATGCCATGCGATTATTAATTAGTACTGTGATTGAAATGTGTCCTCTTTTGAAGCCACCACGACATTTGGAGGGATTCTCAAGTTTGTACAGGAACCTATCGCTATTATAATCCGTATTCAAAAGGATTGCGATTTCAAGCCCTCGTGAATGATATCAAGGTTTGGTGAATTTTCTCTAATTGTGTTACGAAATTTTTGTTTCAACTTCACCACCAAATCTTACATCCTTACGTATGAGATTATGAGCCTTCGTAAAAGATGACTTATGTTGCTGAGCTAAGGCCAGCAGTAAACTCTGCAATGTGATGATTCATTTTGATCAGCTGTATTTGTGTATGTGGTTACAATGATTGCAAGCTAAGACGAACTCTTGTTCAGTTAACTTTGTTCTTTTGGAGTTTCGATTACGTTACCTGACCCTATTCATTTGATGATCTCACAGAACGCTCCAGATCGttcctttttcttatttcatcCTTGCGCTCATAACCCAACTGGTGTCGACCCCAACTATGAGCAATGGAAAGAAATCTCACACATATTTAAGGTCAGTGGCATAACTTGATCCTTTTTTTCCTCTTATTTATGCTTTTAGATAACTTCTTATGCACTATGTTTGTGAAAAATGTTTTCAGATCAAGaaccattttcctttttttgataTGGCTTATCAAGGAATTGCTAGTGGAGACGTTGAGAGAGATGCCACTGCCATTCGAATATTTCTAGAAGATGGACATCTATTAGGCTGTGCACAATCTTTTTCCAAAAACATGGGCTTGTATGAACACCGAGTAGGTTGTGTCAGGTACACAAACTTCAAGTTACAGTGTTCTGCAACTCCTCATTTTCAATAATACCGAAATAATACTTTGATTAGTTAAAACTATTCGCTCAATCCATTGAACGAACAGTAAACATAAACGGTATAGCTCCATAAACGAAGTAATTTCAACTTGTACATTTTTAGTCCTGAGTCTACTTTAGTGATTAGTAGTCCACAAAATGATCAGAGAGTATTTGGTTCTTTATGATTTCTTGATTAGTCTCCAGCTCTGAAACTTCCCGTCCTCCCCTTTTTTTGGAAACCAGTATTGTCTCCAGGGATGATAAGCAAGCCACTGCAATCAAGAGTCAGTTGCAGCGAATTGTCAGGGCAATGTACAGTAGTTTTCCGGTTCATGGCCCATTATTAGTGTCAACAATCTTGAATGATGCTGATTTAAAGGCACTTTGGGAAGAGGAAGTTAAGGTATTTAGTGTTATTATTATGTATGAGTAGTGAGTACTACTTTCTTACCATTCCATTTCCTTACGAACGTACCAATTATATATTTTCACATAAGGTCATGGTGGATCGCTTAATCAGCATGAGAGTTACATTACGTCAAACTCTTGAAGAGTTGAACTCATCTTCGAGCTGGGAACATGTAACGAAGCAGGTAACAACTCTCAAGTTATTGCAGAATCGCATATTAAATGCAGCTGCTAATTGTTAAAACTTCAGGTTGGAATGTTTTACTTCTCTGGTTTATCCCCTGAGGAAGTAAACCAATTGCAAAGGGATTTCCATATATACATGACTAACGATGGACGCATCAGGTACTTATAACTCACTAAGATGTCTTAAATTTCAGTATTGATACCTATAAACGCGACGCTGATGACATTATGATAATTCCGTTCTGATACCTATATACTTGACATGGCTGATGCAATGGCAGCATGGCAGGGGTAACAAGCAGCAATGTAGACTACTTGGCAAATGCAATCCATGAAGTTACCAAAGAGTAAATAATAGCTGCTGTATTGGTTCAAAGCACTTTGAATTTGTAGTTtagcaattcttattgagatctTGTGCAGATAACCATTGTCTAATACTGTTAGAGGCTGTTTGGTAGGATGTATTAGAGAAAATAATACATGTATACATCTTATTCAATACTATTCTTATACATAACGATCAATGATATTAGCAATATAAGGgttattaatcatatattattataagtgggaagctctatagtgaaaagttgaattactattttacccttttactaaattaagatttaatttattatttaattaaatataaatattttaattacacaATGATATATTTAGAAAAACAATGATAAGATTCCTAAAGTCTTTCTATTACTCCTatttattcatgcatcactTAATTACTGAAGTTGAAAGGTTTTTTCAGTTTTTAATTTTGATGGCACTACTTAACTTACATTAGTTACAATGAATATTGTAAATGAAAGATCACTtttttgaactttcatatgttacttcactctttttaattaacttacATTAATTACAATGAATATTGTAAATGAAAAGATCACTTTTTTGAACTTTCATTTGTTACTTCACTCTTTTTAATTAacttgaattattttcatcttccACATATTATTGAAATGTATAGATATTTAAGACATtgagaaagaaaataacaacaCAAATCAAGAACACTCAAAATCACAAGAATTCATATTCTaacctttttttcaaaaattttcttggtCTTCTCTATTGCATGAAACTATATGATGGCACAGTATGATTCTAATACATTTGAAAATGCTATGTTAACATTTAGATGAACGTACAATAAATCTATTGAAAGAGTAAGTCACGATTTAGATTACAATTTTTTCCTTGTTCTTCCCGTTTTAGTTTTGTTAATTATGATTCTTCCTTctatattaaatgattttttgttatatttacatgatatgttgatatattaataggaaaaaaaaagtaaggtgGACTACAATTTTGAGATATgttgttcataaaaaaaattatatttctttaattaatagtcactgtataaaattaatttcattgtatatgttctttttgGCTATATATAATACAATCCAAATGCATCAATTTTCTTTCTGATATGGTGCCTTCTCTTCAATCTTTTGGTGTTATATTACATTGTTTGATAAGTTCTCAttgtatttgtctatttttttccCTATGGAGGTTGTTTTTGGTTGAAGggtaaaaaaagatttaaataataaagtataaaattagattatcattttattctgtgttaaattaaaatattataaaatatttatttataaatagtaatCATTCTACATGCcacactaaatattaaaatttttggttattATGAGATCATTGagttaaatcaatatataaagaCCATAATCAATGCCCAGTTGCCCACTAAAGATTTGCATTGTTATATGATTAAAGTCTTCAAAAGAATGTGTATGTTGTCgcatgtttttttctttgtttattttgtatgtGTTTTCTCTCTATaaacttctttaatttgattttccataaatttctgattattttaattgtatttttatttaggctaaagttAATCTTTTGTGACTATATATAATGCAAATTGGCTATTAGTATCTAAAGTTCTATATTTACAgttgttgataaattttatacattaaaataagattCCTCGTTTGATGTTATTGTGATTaaacttctttaatttgattttccataaatttttgattgttttaattgtatttttatttaggctaaagttAATCTTTTGTTACTATCTAAAGTTCTAAATTTACAgtttgttgataaattttatacattaaaataagattCTTCATCTGATCTTTTTgtcacaattttataattttatttgtaattgttgGATTTTGTTATTCGTTACATGCATGTACACGTAGAATTCtaattgttataatgaaatataaaaaaaaattaacataggatacacgtgcaacgcacgtgtgcTGAAACTAGTATATTGATAAGCATGGTTAAAGATGGAACTGGCCTTGAATCACCAAGCCAAACATtggataagaaaaataatgtcaGGATGATTAATTAATCCcaacaatataattaataaatcttATACTTCTGTACTATTAAGGGGTCGTTTAATAGCtagataagaaataaattatttcatgtattaatttttgtattactTGTACAACGTTTGGTAGGTAGGTAGGTAAAACCGATGTTTGTACGTCCGGTTAGATCTCACATTCAAATTGGTAATTTAAAGCAAAAGATTATCTATGAAGGGGATGGTATTCTTTGCCTAAGCTGTGGAAGGGTTGGACATACAACTATTGCATGCACCTACACTAAGCAGGATAAACAGAGAGGAAACATCTGCCAccaacaaaaataatgaaataccaGTCAAATTATTTGATTCCCAAGTCTTTAAGTACAAAACCAAAGTGTACCTCATAGCATAAACTTATGTGAGAAGCCTCTCTAACAGCAGCCAAATACATCAAATTCCCCAATGGAGCCAAATAAAAGCCTATTGGACcaatattttacatattttgtgggcccaatgctgattgactttttttttaagctagtgccacataggccgaaaagggtagaaaattacatataaaataagttaatggggtaataggaccttagtatagtataagtgtgtctctggaatttcgggcataggttgagggggtacgtgtgcattttccctatattATATGATacgaaaaacaaaataaagccAACAAATAAAATCTAATTATAATTAGCTATAACAagcatttgattaaaaaaaataatattttaagagttgtgttttacatgttcattttgTAAGAAAACAAAACATATATGCGGAActtttcttataaatttgaTCGATGTTTTCAATAGTACAATGTCTTCTGGATATACAACAAGAGAAAGACTCCTAAAATTTTACTAATAGCAAGGAAAAGACTCCTAACAGGTAACTAATCCTAatattatatgtgtattgtCTTATTTGTAGTTAACTTGTAAAAGTAGGTTAGTTTATAATACTTCAGCCAACTGTTGGCTGAGATCGTTAACCAACTGAGGCTAAAAACACCAAATAACCGATAAGATATCTGGATCTGTGTGTGTACGCCCAGTTCTCTTtgtgttaggaccgaaaataagcaggtgtaaacgcggaagctagcaaagcaaacctcaaaagatcACGAGTAGGAAGacaaacgagaaatataccaaaagacacaaagatttaacgtagttcggtcaatcgacctacgtccacaaaggagatgagcaatccactataaatatgagagtacaaaatacagagagaaacaacctcaaccaatttactcggaatacatgggaggttcacacaagtgataacgtatcaagcttgtgacccataaaatTCTCCCCcaaaccaaaactctcaaagaccttaagactacattgtgaatgctgattaagttagaaaaaacatgtctctatttatagagtactaaaccttttcctactagaaaattgattagtcaatccaaaaccttttcctaaaaggaatacctatttatggtaagaaattcagggcaaataaaacccaacaaaaatctcccccttggcaaatttctgacaaaataaatttgtccaccttctttacttaatcttcaacaacttgcttctcctctccataatctcctttgtgtctcaacacagagaacctctctgaaacaatttctccaataaaatcttcattactgtcaaaaaggttgcggctagaactacacccgccaagatgaacatctctttctaacctggttcaataatcgattatcgaaccactgaacctgactccgtcattgaatctggctcggataccacttgttaggaccgaaaataagcaggtgtaaacgcggaagctagcaaagcaaacctcaaaagatcACGAGTAGGAAGacaaacgagaaatataccaaaagacacaaagatttaacgtggttcggtcaatcgacctacgtccacaaaggagatgagcaatccactataaatatgagagtacaaaatacagagagaaacaacctcaaccaatttactcggaatacatgggaggttcacacaagtgataacgtatcaagcttgtgacccataaattctcccccaaaccaaaactctcaaagcccttaagactacattgtgaatgctgattaagttagaaaaaacatgtctctatttatagagtactaaaccttttcctactagaaaaaggattagtcaatccaaaaccttttcctaaaaggaatacctatttatggtaagaaatttagggcaaataaaatcCAACACATTGCACTTCTTGTCTTCGTTTGTGAGTAGATCGATATTCACACCAACACCCTTCCTCAAGTGGGAGAGCATGAAACACACCCAACTTGCCCAATAAGGTGTGAAGAAGAGGTCCAAGCAATGATCTAGTGAACAAATCAGCTGATTGGGATGAAGATCGA
Proteins encoded:
- the LOC107001911 gene encoding aspartate aminotransferase, mitochondrial-like codes for the protein MKMKMWSRNVRCLSTSVATNSKNNMGWWDHVQQAPKDPITSVTQAFLSDPTPFKLNLGVGAYRDDKGKPVTLECVRRATEKISDCEILESTKATTKSKFVQDCVKLACGNDSSVVREGRFAGVPALSGTGACRLFAEFQRRFYPDSQMFLPMPTWSNHHDIWRDSQVCTGTYRYYNPYSKGLRFQALVNDIKNAPDRSFFLFHPCAHNPTGVDPNYEQWKEISHIFKIKNHFPFFDMAYQGIASGDVERDATAIRIFLEDGHLLGCAQSFSKNMGLYEHRVGCVSIVSRDDKQATAIKSQLQRIVRAMYSSFPVHGPLLVSTILNDADLKALWEEEVKVMVDRLISMRVTLRQTLEELNSSSSWEHVTKQVGMFYFSGLSPEEVNQLQRDFHIYMTNDGRISMAGVTSSNVDYLANAIHEVTKE